Proteins encoded in a region of the Prinia subflava isolate CZ2003 ecotype Zambia chromosome 24, Cam_Psub_1.2, whole genome shotgun sequence genome:
- the PTAFR gene encoding platelet-activating factor receptor translates to MMSAKGRGGAEGSAASYVSCHIDSEFRYNLFTVFYSIIFILGFVANCYVLWIFSRIYPTKKLNEIKIFMVNLTVADLLFLVTMPMWIVYYHHHGDWIMPAFLCNVAGCLFFVNTYSSVAFLMVITYNRYQAVTNPIKAAQLTTQRRGIYLSAAIWILIVGSSLYYLFGNNTNQEEVDSRNFTRCFERYDSSSDVSAVLAIHVIICVLFYIIFLFILGWNIVIIRTLFSKSVHPRKSAHVKQRALWMVCTVLAVFIISFVPHHIVDLPWTLTVLEQWQKENCQLRQQLNDAHQVTLCLLSTNCVLDPIIYCFLTKKFQKHVSENLKSMRGSRKCSRQTTDTMIEGTIHQDDAIRIS, encoded by the coding sequence ATGATGTCTGCAAAGGGCAGAGGAGGTGCAGAAGGCAGTGCTGCTTCCTACGTTTCATGCCACATAGATTCCGAGTTTCGCTACAACCTCTTTACTGTTTTCTacagcattatttttattctgggTTTTGTTGCCAACTGCTATGTTCTCTGGATTTTCAGCCGTATTTACCCCACCAAAAAACTCAATGAAATCAAGATCTTCATGGTGAATCTGACAGTAGCTGACTTGCTCTTCTTAGTTACGATGCCAATGTGGATTGTTTACTACCACCACCACGGAGACTGGATCATGCCTGCATTCCTCTGTAATGTGGCtggctgtttattttttgttaatacCTACTCTTCTGTTGCGTTTCTGATGGTCATCACATACAACCGTTACCAAGCTGTGACCAATCCTATTAAAGCTGCTCAGCTGACCACCCAGAGAAGAGGTATCTACCTATCAGCAGCTATCTGGATCCTAATAGTGGGCAGCTCTTTGTATTACCTTTTTGGCAATAATACTAACCAGGAGGAGGTTGACTCCAGGAATTTCACGCGGTGCTTTGAGCGCTATGACTCCTCGAGTGACGTTTCAGCTGTTCTCGCCATTCACGTCATCATCTGTGTCCTCTTCTacatcattttccttttcatactAGGTTGGAACATTGTCATCATCAGGACCCTGTTCTCCAAGTCAGTGCACCCACGGAAGAGCGCTCACGTCAAGCAAAGGGCCCTGTGGATGGTGTGCACGGTGCTGGCTGTGTTCATCATCAGCTTTGTGCCCCATCACATCGTGGACCTGCCCTGGACTCTGACGGTTCTGGAGCAGTGGCAGAAGGAGAACTGCCAGCTGCGCCAGCAGCTCAACGATGCTCACCAGGTGACTTTGTGCCTCTTGAGTACCAACTGTGTGCTGGACCCCATCATCTACTGCTTCCTCACCAAGAAGTTCCAGAAGCACGTTTCAGAAAACCTGAAAAGCATGAGAGGGAGTCGCAAATGCTCCAGGCAAACAACAGACACGATGATTGAGGGCACCATTCACCAGGACGATGCCATCAGGATCTCTTAG